In Herpetosiphonaceae bacterium, the genomic stretch GTGACAGAGTCACAACGCGCTTCAGCCTGGTCTGTGGTATACGGAGAGGAACTATCTGTCCGCTGCATCGTCCTCGCTTCGACCCTTACACGATCCGTTGCATGATCTGCTCTCGATGTGGATGGTCTGTTCACGTCGAAGCGACGCCGTATCCGCCGGTTCCAGGGAAAGAATCGTGAAGGAGACCCCGCATGTATACCTCATCGGTTCGTCCGCGCTCCGTCGTCGCCATGCGTTTCTGGCTGTTGGTCATCCTGTTCCTGGTATCCACCTTCGTCGCGCCGGCGACGAGCGATGTGCTCGCCGTCAGCTACCAGCTATCCGGCAAGGTGAGCGACCAGTCGGGCAATGGATTAGCGAGTGTTACGGTTGACGTCATCAACCCGACGACGGCTGCAACGGTTGCGAGCACGATCACTAACATCTCCGGCACCTATACGCTCTCAGTCGAGCAAGGCACGTATGATGTGCGGGTGACACCAACGGCTGCGAGCGGGTTCGGGCCAGCAGTTGCACTGGGAAGGACTATTACGCGCGCGACAACGCTCGATTTCGTACTCGTACCGGCTGGAGTCGTCACGCTGAGCGGGAAAGTGCGGGACCCGCTGGGCAACGGCCTGGCAGGTCAGACGGTTGAGCTGGCGCCGGGTGGTGGAGCGGCCAATGTGTGGGTCACGACCAACGCCTCTGGCGACTATGCGCTCCAGGTGGCACCAGGCAATTACTTCCTCAGCGTTTCGGGCGTCCTCCGCCGAGCATGCCGCCTCCCGCGAGCGCAAGCGCCCCACCCCCACCGAGCAAGGAAGCTAAGAGCGCAGCGATCAGGATGATG encodes the following:
- a CDS encoding carboxypeptidase-like regulatory domain-containing protein gives rise to the protein MYTSSVRPRSVVAMRFWLLVILFLVSTFVAPATSDVLAVSYQLSGKVSDQSGNGLASVTVDVINPTTAATVASTITNISGTYTLSVEQGTYDVRVTPTAASGFGPAVALGRTITRATTLDFVLVPAGVVTLSGKVRDPLGNGLAGQTVELAPGGGAANVWVTTNASGDYALQVAPGNYFLSVSGVLRRACRLPRAQAPHPHRARKLRAQRSG